In the Ictalurus furcatus strain D&B chromosome 13, Billie_1.0, whole genome shotgun sequence genome, TATATTGTAGGTTGCTCTAAGGAAGAGCTTCTTTCATGCAAACCTTCTAAACAGCTTCTTTTCATTCAGGTGGTGTCTAACAGTTaatcttttaaaatgtcaaCTCATCAACCAATATTATGTTGTGTTAAAAGCTCGTTGGGTTTTCCCCCATGGCTGTTTCCTGACAAAGGGATTTTACCTGTATGCAACCTCATATTTAGCCAAAGTCAAGAATAAAGTTTTGCATTTAATTGGTTTGGATTTGATTTTAATATTGATTTACAtctacagcatttggcagacacccagATCAAGAGCAACTTACATTCTTACACTTGTAGGTTTCAATTTTGGCAGTTTTCTGAGAGAAAACTAAGTGGTTTCTAcagttttaatgtttgttttctatAAAGTGATTGCCAATGCCTATTCTCTTGTACTGGACTGTATTTTCTGGTCCCTACTACATCAAAATGCAGTAATACCTCACCTGAAAGCCAATCTCATTGGCAATGATGTTCATGAACTCGTTGTCACCATCCTTGCTATgagcagaggggaaaaaaaaacatgaaatatgaaGATCCTTTAAAACTACTAATATTTTGTTCAGATGTAGAGGTGGACACGTACTTGTGCAAACTGAAGAAGTTGCCTCTCTCTGGCTGGCTCTTGAAGTTCTGTGCTATAAGAACAGCCATGTCCCTGAGGATAGTGAGGTTACTCTGccaagaaaatattttaataagtttAATGAGTTTGTTAAAGTCTCAAAGTAACCACTAATCTGAGTTTGTTTTACCTTCTGAAGGCGCCTGACAGTTTTCTGCAATTTGTCCACGGCATCAACATGTTCATCTGGCCCTGTTCTGAGGGACAGCACACATCAGAAttattacacacaattttacatGATGACTGGCATAAAGAACCATTTACAGAAAGCACTCGCTTGCTCTGCGCACTCACTTCAGCAGCGATGTCAGTGACTTTTCCGTGTTGTAGCATTTCTCTGAGTATTTCAGGACTCTGTTTCCAGCTATGAAAATTAAGTTGGTCTTGTTCTTCTTCCCTTTCTCCATCCCTAGAATCTTAATCAccttgaaaagaaagaacaaaatgttTTAGTGACATGTTTGATGTCAACATTTTCAAGGGCCAGTTTCACATGCTCCAAACCGCAAACATAAATCACTACACAATCTCTAACCACACTGAGGAGTTggatacacttaaaaaaaaaatgcatggttATGTGGTTGACACTATAGGGCACAATGACAAAAGCATGTCAGTGCTAAGGAAAGTATTTCCAACCATCACTTTCTTCTTCAGCACAGAACTGGCCATCACTTTACACAAGCATAAAAAGAACTTGTAGATATTAAGTgattcagataaaaaaaaaaaatctcttctaTTGGATTTCTAGAATACAATTGGATTAtcaggctgtgtcccaaattcACACACTGTTATATTTACTATAGGTCCTGAATATGacaatgagtctttattgatcacatatacatacgtacagtgaaattcttttctttgaataccccagcatgtcaggaagttggagtcagaatgcagggtcagccatgatacagtgcccctggagcagagagggccttgctcaagggtccaacagtggcagcttggcagtgctggggcttgaacccccgaccttccgatcagtaacccagagccttagccaccaagccaccacttcccCATATACCATGTAAAAATGACTTGCATATGCTATGTGATACATAAGTAATATAACACTTCAGGATATGTTGCTATTTGAAAACAATCACTGCTAAATACATAACTAATTGTCTTTGAacaagtgtgtgatgatttagacTGCTTCCTTTACTTGTTTGCTACATCACCCAGGTATCACTGGTGTAAGACTCTTCATAAACACCAAATTATTACAGAGTACTAACCTGTAGATGACTGAGATTGGACACGTGGGTCCCACAACACATATTGGCGTCTACTCCCTCAATATCAATGATCCTGATTGGTCCAGCATGATCATCAGGAAGCCCTCTGCTCCTTGCCTGTGTACAAACACACTTTAGTGCTTAGTCAGTTCTACCCAGAGTAGGTCTGACAAAGAAAGACACATCTATATCCTGTTTCACTCTTTGCCACATTACATGTTTGATTCAAAGCACACACTCTGAACTTTTACCCAGGAGAGACAGTACACACACCTTCTCAACATCAGGGTCATCTATAGAGAGGAGGCGCACATTGACTGGGACATGAGCACGGATCCTGTCATTGACCGCATCCTCCAATGCCTCCATCTCTCCTGGCTTCACAGAGGCCGCATCCAGCTCGATACTGCTGCGCTGACGGCCCAACTCCCTGCAGCACAATGCaagctttaacacacacatatacagactCTCATGACATCTCATGGCTTTCAGgtgcatgaaaataaatactttactGCTGTTCAAAtttcaatgaaaataaaatgggtttgcaatacttttgaaaatgttacatgttacattCTGAAGAGTAGAATCAAGGCTCATACCATGAGGTAGTTTTATATCCAAACATTGTGTCTGCCAATGCAGTGATCAGATGTTGGGCTGTGGAAAGAATACATGGCATTACTAAAGGAACTAACCATAGCGGCTAataatttttaacacattttatacCACAACTCTAATGAAATTCCCCAATCAGAATGTATTGATTAATTAATCTATaatttataacagcagctctgagagtagatCTAGACTTGTATGGTGAACAGTATGCATAAATGGGTTAACAATGtgtataattattgttatttttaggtTTTCTCTGAGGAGACATCTATACAGCATTTTTTGCAAGAGTCTCCAGTGCTAGATCTTTGTAAGAGTCAGGGGTAAGTTATAACTTAGGGTTAAGGATTTTCCATCACAGGAAAGGCTTCAGGACTTTGCacttttgtggtttctctgtaactagacacagtgtatttattttttgtcttattaactttaagataTAGAAAAAAGACAAGTTATAAGTTGTGGTTATAAAATAACGAACTACTGCTTTGAAATGGGATGCATCACCACCATGATGgcgattatttttctataacagcacgtgctgtcatgattttttttttttacatattgcaGTATTATGTAATTGCAATATTGTAATATAACTTTGTACACTGGACTGGAATTTATTGTTGTATGCACCATTTGCCAGTTTTGCACTATAATATAAATGCATGGCTAATTACCAGcagtaaaatgtttgtgtgtgtgctgcatgtGCACCTGAATGCTGCTGCATGTGATCAAACCTACGCTCCCAGTCCACCTTGAGCCGAACCTCACGGCCTTCTTCTATTGCTGAGGTGATGAAGTGCACTGCCTCTGTTCCCTGCCTCAACACTCGCACCACAGCCACATCCTCGATGAGTCCATGGTCAtcaggctgtgtcccaaattcatacataaaaacacacatcacaccgTTACATTCATATAAACTCCTGAACAAAACATGTCATTTACTCTACGCTTATTCTACatatggaataaaacaatttggaGAGTGCTGAAAAATTTGGGGTTATAGTAACTCCGCTCCACATTAGGCCACATAACACCATTCCAGAGtcgattatttccctataaagGCACATCCcaacgtgttttattcatcttataccacaactTGTAAGCGCCCTGAAGACTTTATCATGTCAGAAAACTTTATGTCTAACTGTTACAGAGTACTGACACAGGAGATCCCTTCCTTCCAAAAATACCAAATCATCTCCTCACTTCATTCTATCAACTACTACTCACATTTTTAAGCCATTTTAATTGCAGCATTCActttacaagtccctgtgaattactGTCACTTTACAAATCATATTACGacagcgcattaatataaacctgtgatttg is a window encoding:
- the aarsd1 gene encoding alanyl-tRNA editing protein Aarsd1, with protein sequence MAFQCQRDSYMKEFVTSVVSCSPAELKLDSNNGKKEKVKGFNVILKDTILFPEGGGQPDDHGLIEDVAVVRVLRQGTEAVHFITSAIEEGREVRLKVDWERRFDHMQQHSAQHLITALADTMFGYKTTSWELGRQRSSIELDAASVKPGEMEALEDAVNDRIRAHVPVNVRLLSIDDPDVEKARSRGLPDDHAGPIRIIDIEGVDANMCCGTHVSNLSHLQVIKILGMEKGKKNKTNLIFIAGNRVLKYSEKCYNTEKSLTSLLKTGPDEHVDAVDKLQKTVRRLQKSNLTILRDMAVLIAQNFKSQPERGNFFSLHNKDGDNEFMNIIANEIGFQDTIIFLTVGEEKGAGLFLLAGPENLVTEVGPRVVQLLQGKGAGKNGRFQGKANSLAKRAEVEALLQEHSRRRTAGEE